A single window of Anopheles moucheti chromosome 2, idAnoMoucSN_F20_07, whole genome shotgun sequence DNA harbors:
- the LOC128297059 gene encoding RIB43A-like with coiled-coils protein 2, which yields MLNSLFINHQDQKEALAIERRRRFEESRKQRIFNARRRLIGVDTDILGYQIQEKHETEQAQAEQQRKFAEEMRRQEQVLLLKQREQRQERIREENELNRFRASHQKPEQSRDFDLFDPDGLKKSLPARLGDDDPRLSVSGAQIFDGEDLEERHRRKVQIEQQRSWLEQQIREKRQAEIDRRAAEKFLEDSLMSRENRMHQLATQERYARGKIHEAVNEFNRRLMNEQEQQRMRREREEQEDNLAEIYNNLTSDILTENPDVAKSSFGPNRVITAQYKGMSPEEIEQIRRTQELQLEQLKRKRESEDNTRKAWDQLANDFDRTVTMKERELNRRRHALAEQIRQENHLRSLEQQRKLQHLDKVVYQNRPTQAYFDQFNTCSR from the exons ATGCTAAATTCTCTTTTCATCAACCACCAAGACCAAAAGGAAGCTTTGGCCATCGAGCGTAGACGTAGATTTGAGGAATCACGAAAACAGCGTATCTTCAATGCTAGACGACGGCTTATTGGG GTGGACACTGATATACTCGGATATCAGATCcaagaaaaacatgaaacgGAACAGGCACAAGCGGAACAGCAGCGCAAATTTGCCGAAGAAATGCGCCGCCAGGAACAGGTGCTGCTGTTGAAGCAACGCGAACAGCGCCAGGAGCGTATAAGGGAAGAGAACGAGCTTAACCGATTCCGGGCTTCGCACCAAAAACCCGAACAATCGCGTGACTTTGATCTGTTCGATCCGGACGGGTTGAAGAAATCGCTTCCAGCCCGGCTTGGTGATGACGATCCACGGCTAAGCGTTTCCGGTGCACAAATATTTGATGGTGAAGATCTGGAAGAACGGCACCGCAGGAAGGTGCAGATCGAACAGCAGCGGTCCTGGCTGGAGCAACAAATCCGCGAAAAGCGCCAGGCCGAAATCGATCGCCGAGCGGCAGAAAAGTTTCTGGAAGATTCGCTTATGTCGCGTGAAAACCGAATGCACCAGCTTGCCACCCAGGAGCGGTACGCAAGGGGGAAAATCCACGAAGCAGTAAATGAGTTTAACCGACGGCTTATGAACGAACAAGAGCAGCAACGAATGCGCCGCGAGCGGGAAGAACAGGAAGACAATTTGGCAGAAATTTACAATAATCTTACGAGCGACATTTTAACGGAGAATCCAGACGTGGCGAAGAGTAGCTTCGGACCGAATCGCGTCATTACCGCCCAGTACAAAGGAATGTCACCGGAAGAGATTGAACAGATACGTCGCacgcaggagttgcagctagAGCAGCTGAAACGGAAGCGTGAGAGTGAGGATAACACGCGCAAAGCGTGGGACCAATTGGCGAATGATTTTGATCGTACGGTCACCATGAAGGAACGTGAGCTGAACCGTAGACGGCATGCGCTGGCCGAGCAAATCAGGCAGGAAAATCATCTACGGTCGTTAGAACAACAGCGCAAGCTGCAGCATCTCGACAAGGTGGTGTACCAGAATCGTCCTACCCAGGCATATTTCGATCA